aattaatacGCCAAACTATTAAATACCTATTAGGGAATAGGCAAAATTCACTTATAATCCCCAACAACATGATGTATGGAGACTGTTGCATCTATgtaaaaattgacaaaattagtaACATGTAAATATGAGTATATGATCAAGAACGGTATATATGCTTATAAAAGTTTAGATTTATCATTAACCACCAATGTTGCTTAGATAAAATAAATGTGGAAACTAATTTGAATTGCtcaaataatttggaaaataagtCTCATCGAGTGTTGCTTAGATTGCCAACTTTATATTATAAAGCAATAAATATGTTAATTGGCATCACGTATCATAAGCGAAAATTTTACCTAATCATATTTACTAGAATAATATGTTActcattttgactttttatctGTGTTGGGAATATTcatttcttagattttttttttcttcttcttacttgAACTTTTAAGTCTTTCATAAGttattcttccattttctttccttcaaaGGGGTCTAATACCAAAACATCGCACAAAGAAAtctcattatcatcatcactaGCATCatcaatcacaatcacactTGATTAGTATAATGATAGCTCaacttttgtattttccatgttCTTCGACACTAATCTCATAGTGTTTACATTTTTAGCTCATATACTTATTAGTTCAAAAAATTGTTGCATTAatgtggaaaatcaattaaatctaGATAAACCTAGTGATATTAAATGAGATTTACCACTTACAATTGCTTATTTAGCTCCTTTAGTtcatcttttcaaaatataaacaaatgaaatgcTCGTAATCGACATGTTCTCAATTAGCACTTTCAATTCATAACGTACAACCATcattttgattcaaataatttgcattaaCAAGAAACTGAAAAGTCTACAGTGTCAAATCTaacaatattttcatattgattctCCATACACTTgagtatatataaatatatcgaTCTATCAAATGTAGCATTTGAAATATGCGTGGAgagaatttacaaaaattttgtgTTAACTTGTTAAAAATGGTGTATGTATGTACTGAAGTGGTATGGTCCAAAATCCTATTATTCGAAACCTGCAATTTGGGCTTCCCACGAGATGTGTAATCATcttgactttcaatttcttgtaTGTGTTTCAGTTGTTCTTCTTCGACATACATTGGAAGACATTATTGGTGTCATCACTCCTTAATTTGACGTTATACCACatgtaaatatatcacaatcaAAAGTTAAACTTCATTTATGTCTAAGATTGTATAATTTTCGAAACCAATTATTATTCTCAATATGCTACTCTTATTCCATTTCTTTtcaagtaaattcaaattttccctCCGAATTGTATTTATACATAATCGTTAAGAAATATTTATCATTAAAACTGGTTTATTGTAAAAATGtggaatgttttttttttagcatttttccCAATGTGCCAAACACATAAACGATATTGTGTGTTTGGAAACACTGTTCCATGGTTATGTCTTGATTAGTTAACATGGTTTTCAGAGCCTTATCTTCCATAAAGTTCAAAAAAGCcttaaataatcaaataaatgattttatagTCGTATCCAACAAATATGTacaccaaaatataatatttttcaaatgatgaTTAACCCTAATAAAATGTACacatatcatattatttttattggtgCAATACATGGTGTTAAACGCCAACACAATATCGATATAATTgtaatcaaatttgaataagTTATTTCTCAATATCTACCATTTTTATCTACTTGTACAGCGTAGAAAAATATTGGGTTTTGCATTTGCATGCAATGAAAATGATTCAAGAGATTTTGATAATCTCCCCTACTTATACCAttggatttttttgtttagaaataattttgacAATCACGCAAATTAAAACTCGAGTTTTTGCTTCATTCGGCTTTATTTGCTAAAAACTTATATGACGTAATCCCTCCAATGTCAGCTTTAATTATGTCAACTAAAATAGTTTTGCAAGTATCATATATTAATCCTCCATATCTAATCAAGTACTTTGGATATTTTGGGACAAATGGATGATTATACTCAAAAATATACTCTAGGACTTCATAGATACTATTTTCaactttaaatttgatatgagCAAAATAGCCACATCCAACTTCATATCtctcatgttttttttctttactacATGAACTGTCAGAATACTCCTCACAATTACATACAAAAGTCCGtcagattaatttttttattattatttataaacatATTACTCTCGCTCACTCTAAATCCTTTACTGATTGCATAGGCCACATATTTATGTTATGTTCAAGTTTATTTGAAAACACCATTCCTACTGcaaattcaaaatctttttcCATATCACTTATTACATGTGAAAGATGAGAAGTTTCATGttataattaaaataacaaaaagtaaaTAAGATAGTGCTTTTACAAGTTTAATAAAATCTTATATGTTACTTAAGAAAGCAAAATATGTTTCACATAGTATGAGCGAAGAATTCATTATGATTTTGCTATTCGATAAATATATACGTGTAAAATCGCACCCAAATTATACCAAATTTGGAGTGAAATGACACCAAAATAATCCCGACAAGCAAGCTTCGAAGTTAAGTCCTGTGGGTTTAAGCAGTTTTGGCCAAAACAACAATCTAACCTAATTACATAAACAACATAAAGTAGATTAATTCATCTCTAGAGTTTTGTTTcaattgtaagtatcatttgtTATTTAACTAATCATTTGGATATCctaaaaatgtatatatatgtaaaaaaaaaaattggtaaagcTAAAAACATATATTAGATCCTCcatatttgacaaaattatgCATGCTTAATGTCATGTATAACTAGTGACTCTCGAATTGAACCGTGTGATCATATTCACTCTTATAAGATAAAAAATCGAAGACAAGAATTTATCCACTAATTGCAAGTAAATCCACTCACTTGCTACTCAATTAATTGATCTAATTCAATGAAATATATTGAGCTTATTAATCAATCATAATGCATAAAAACAATGAGGTTTCATTCTAATTCATAGTTGACGTCATTTTTTGCAATATAAACCATGTTTCAATATAGACAAGCAAACAACATGATTCTTCATCTTTACTAATTAGTAACTTGCTCGAAGATTGAAGAGAACCTACATTTAGCAATATTTACAAGTATAAAACTATAAAACCTGTTCCAAGGAGAAGTTGTTCTCATCTCTCATGAAACCATTTAATTTTACTTGAATGACATTTTTCAAAGATTTAGAGATATTAAGCTTTTTGCAGATTCAATGTTCTTTGGCATATTGACGAATAGCCCATTTTCATCTTATGGCAAAGAATGTAATACCTTGTTATATAATTGAAGTgtcagattttttgttttttttttttttttttttttgccccacTTTACTATATCATAGCTAGTTAGGCGTCCTTTGTAAGGGATGTTTCTCCTCTACTTCTCTATTGTTTGCTCTTCCAATCACTAGCCAAAGAGATTgttcattgattttattttaagttGTCAGCAttatcttcatcatcttttttttttggaacataTTCCTAACATTTCTACGGAAAGAGTGTGAAATCCTAGGAAATATATTGGATAATTTAGTCCATTACTTAATGAATTTAGATAATGAAatcttttatcaattttatacGTCTTGTTAGCTTGAACTATTTATATACCAACCCTCGAATGATTATGGAGATActttttgtatatttatatgATTTATCCTTGTTTTATCTTCTCTTGATGACAATAGTtttgtcatatatattttttcatttttcagtaTGTTGAAGGGTGAGAAGAAATATAATTTGCTTAATCTCTAAGTCTTTATCTTTTTTACTCATTCGTAACTACACAGTTGAGTTGTTATGTTTTAAATTAATGGCTTATGTTAATCTATATCTAAATAAAGTTAGTTGCATACGATCAAACTGaataatttactttttttctagtgtaaaaatatttagaaagcCACATCAGCCTTtttagaggttttttttttttttttttttttaagttttgggTGGGGGTTGGAGGTGGGAGTAGCGTTGGGATGCTTCTCATCTGTGAATATGGTATTGATTCAAGACATTTGCAATATCACTCTTTAAGTTTTGACTATAATTTAGGTAAAGACACTATCATATGCTTTATAAACATTGTTCTAACTACGAGAACATAAACACCACTTTGCCGAGAGGCAAATTACACAATTCTAGGGACCTAAGATCTATAAATTCGTGACACAATGCATTTTTTTCATCCTTAATTAATCATAAGGCTGGAAAGACAAAGTGTTTAGTACCTAGTAGAGGTAGAAAAAGTAGGGGTGGCCTAAGACAGAGTGAGGCATCATTTGGCGTGGTTTGGTCGAACAACGAGATGAGGCGGATGCAGACACGTTTGTTGGGCGGCTAGGGCAAGGAAAAAACCCTTGAATTCAAATAAAACACTAAATTTACAAATtgatggcaaaaaaaaaaaaaaaatacacacacacaatgTTGgagaaaatgtaataaaattggTACCTAAGGAGAGCGGTTCATCGGCTGGCAATGGTATGGTTCGTTGGGCAATACCTTGATTTTTTGAGTGGATAGTGGCAAACTCGTGGGTAGTGGTTTCTCATGTCAATGATATGGCCTAGATACATCCAAAAGATCAAATCTAGAAAATGAAATGTGAAGATTTTGGACTCACCTCACTGGCACAACAAAAGCACATCAGTAAGACCACTTGTCACCACGGTGAGGGTGAGAATAgggaaggacaaaaaaaaaaaaaaacctaaggtCGAACGAAAATCTTTAAATTACAAAtcgatgataaaaaaaataaaaatacaatgttggagaaaatataagaaaatcgGTAGTGAGGCAGAGGCACAAGCAGAGTGGTTCGTTGGGCAACGGCAGAGAGGGTGAGAGTGAGTTGAGAGAGATGAGTGAATGCGGATGCAAAGGCAACGGATAACGCCTATGCAGAGGTAGTGGATGAGGCATATGCAAAAGTAGCAGCGACGGCATGGTTTGTTGTGGGCTTTGTTGTTCATTAGAGAAAAAGCAAAGGGTAGAGTGACCTGGAGAGATTCTTAGGAAGGAAATGGTGTCAGTGAATGCAGAGGAAGTGTGTTAGAAGCGGATGCGAAAGCGGCGGCGATGGCGTGGTTCATCCAATGGTAGGCTTCGTTTCCGTTGGAGAGAGCGAAGGGCAAGagtcaaacaaaaaaatgaagagagagaaagtccgATGATTCCATTCAAATTAATTGTAAGAAAGAAGGATCTCCAGTGAGGCCCAGCTAATATTTACTTGTAGTGAGAGAGccgaatttttgaaattgaccGAGAGATAGGGATCTTGCTAGGCCTAATGGGAGAgagaaccaattttttttttcttttccaaaggaAGTTTGATTCTAACGTGCCACCATGCGACATGTGTTGCTCGGTGAGTGGACCAGCTGAAATCAAAGGTGCAagcaatattttctctttgaagtGAATTTCATTATGACGTGGAAATGCCATAAAGGTTCATTAATGAACACTTTGGAGGGAAAGTTAACAGAGATTTCacttactttcaccaaaaaaaaaaaaaaaaagttaacagagataaatttgggacaaaagaaaattttgagggaagacaaaaaataaaatttggggtAGAATTAGGACTAAACCTAaagttgaagaatttttttttctttttttggtattgGGCCTTCTTTTATGATATTGTATTTGACAATGCAATGCCAAAGGCCCTTGGGGGCTTTAAAAGCATTTCCGCTAGGCAAATAgggtttggtaaattttttggaGAATTTTGCATGAGATGCAAATGCATTTCAAAATGCCTCTAGAGGCCTTTAATTCAAAGCAATTCCAGAGGTGTTTCGAGTTTTCAACATCTTTGGAATATTAACACTTTTTTCCCCTCAAACTCTACCGTTGCcaaactttcataatttcaaGTGTCCTCACCTTGCATGACATTGCCGACAAGGCTATATCTAGTTTTTGGCAACTCAAATGTGGCATCGGCAGTCTTAcatgagatagtgtgatcttaGGGAGGTGGCATGAGATTGTGCGACTCCTAGCAACTCTACGTAGTTCTCGCCTAAAGTTGTGCAACCTGAGGCAATGGTCACCAATGCCAAACTCTTTGccagttttgattttttgtttttcagttAAAGAAATAGCAATTGTCCTTTACAAAGTGTGATATTTCAAACGCTATTTAAACCAAAATTGTATCTCAATgcacttttaaattacaatcCAACAAACATTATGTCCATTTTAGAAAACCTCTTTAACCTAAATTCCACtacattttcccaaagaatTCTTTCAAAAGTCAAATTAAATACACacattttatctaaattttcaacaGCTTGGGTATattcatgcaaagaaactgctTTTGATGAGGCCATGGTGGCGAGTAGGCCAACCTCAGACCCTTCGGATCCTAGATAATATGGAGTAATTATGACTTAATGCGAATATTTCGACCCCTACGTGATAATGCTCTCCAAAGTGATGAAAAAGTTCTATTTGAAGATACATGCTTCctgttcttgaactttttactTGGGCACATTTCTGACATTTCACGTTATTTCTTTGGGACAAGGCCCATGGATGTTGGACAGGCCCAatagctcctcctcctcctcctcccgctgcggctctgtgtgtgtgtgtgtgtctctctcATCTTCCGGGACTCTCCTTTGTCATTGCATTATCACAAGCAATCTGCAGAGTCAGGAAATTCTCCATCCTCTTATCCTCACATCCACCAAAAACACAAAAGCCACCGTCAGCTCGCTTCCTCTTCGTCATTCCCCCTCCTCCCCAAGCCATGTAGCATCATGCAAGACCCACTCTCCCTCCATTTCAATCATCCCCAtcacttccccctccctccccatGATCTCCCCCTCGCCGTCTCTCCACCCACCAAGAACCctccgcctccccgccgccgccgccgtctcctccaaatcctcctcctccgccgccgccgccgccgccgccaccatctccctccctcccaaaCCCCCAAGACCACCGTAGTCCATTCCTCCccccccctcctccccctcctcctacCCAACTCCCCTCCCACGCCGAATTCGAGGAGAAGATGCTCTTCCTCGACTCCTTCGGCATCGACTTCTTCTCCCTCGTCGGCCGCcaccccgccgtcgccgccgccccccTCCCCGACCTCAAGTCCACCGTCCACTTCCTCTCCTCCATGGGCTTCACCGCCGTCGACCTCCGCCGCATCGTGGGCATGTGCCCCGAGGTCCTCACCTCCCGGGTCTCCGACGTCCTCCCCGTCCTCACCTTCCTCCTCCGCGAGGCGAAGGTGAACGGCTCCGACCTCCGGAGGGTCGTCAACCGGCGGCCCCGGCTGCTCGTCTGCAGCGTCAAGCACCGGCTCCGTCCCACCCTCTATTTCCTCCAGAGCATTGGCATCGCCGAGGTAAACAAGTATACTTCTCTCCTCTCCTGTAGCGTCGAGGATAAGTTTGTCCCTCGGATCGAGTACTTCAAGAATGTCGGGTTCTCGCATCGGGACGCGATCGTGATGTTCAGGCGGTTCCCGCAGTTGTTCTGTTACAGTATAAAGGAGAATTTGGAGCCTAAGTTCAATTACTTCGTGGTGGAGATGGGCAGGGACTTGAAGGAGTTGAAGGAGTTCCCGCATTATTTCTCGTTTAGCTTAGAGAATAGGATCAAACCTAGGCACCAATGCTGTGTCGAGAAGGGGGTTTGTTTCCCTCTCCCAGTATTGTTAAAGACCAGCGAAGAACAGTTTCAAAAAAGACTGGACATTTGTTGTAACTCATCGTTGCCCCTGTCCTCATCTCCCTTGTGGTGTACAAATTGTGAAGCTTAATTGAATATATAGAGGATGTTGCGATTCTTGCagctgaaaattctttcaaaacattATGTGCCCGTGATTCTGTTTTTGGTCTACATGGTGAGAAAAATCTGATTTGCTGTAGGGTGCGCTAATCACTTCTTTCTTGAAATGCGAGTTACAATGCCACAGTGCTTGTATTTGAGATGGGTGTATCGGGTGCTTGGTGTTGTGTTATGTCGCATATCTTCATTTTCGTAGTGATTAGCTGAGTTAGGAGTTGATTGCTTCTGACTCTTGTGACTGAAAGAAACTGGACGGAAGTGGCAGAGGCTCTTCTGCGGCCCAACATGTGAATGGTAAATGGTGCCTATTCACTAAGCTCAGAACATGTGTCATTCGACTTTATAGTTCTTGTTTAGACTATTGATTATGGATGGAAATTGTCACAGTGACTGGCTGTAGCCATTAGCTATGAGTAAAAGCTGCCAGGAGAGGAGAGACAATCTTTCATGAGAGAGCAACAACAGGCAAAGCTTACATGTTTGATGATGTCTTTATTTGACCCATTAACAGCTAGTACTCCCACATCTTTGGTAGAGTTCTTGTAGTTTGTTCTCTGATCTTGACTCACATCCAAACAGTTGCTGAAGTTCTATGCTTGATTGATTGACATTTATTCAAATCAGAAACATCTTCGCTACTCTTGTAATTGAACTGATCATTTAACCAATTCTAACTTCTATTCTTGTGAATAGGAACACATTGCCTGGGATAAAATCTGCATTAGTTCACGGCAAAGTCTGTCTCTCATGAGTCTGCATTAGTTCATggcaaactctctctctctctctctctctctccacccccCCCTCTCCCTGCCTCCTATTTGTGGGCTGGGCTGGAGGAAGTAGTGAATATAGTACAGAGAACTTAGTGTCAATCTTTCACTGTAGTGGACCAACAAATGTTAGATATACCAACACAATGCTCTGTTGTCTCCTTTTTTTCACTCTGAATACTAAAAACTCCTTGGAAAAGCAGATTGTCCTGTTTAAGCTATCCCACTATTATTCCAGCGAGCTGTATGTCCTATCCACGTCCCATATAGCAATGAGTTTGGAATGGTGTAAGTTATATTGGAGCATGAAACCTTGTGGCGTTGATGGTTTGGATTTTGGGTGTAGAGATTCCACTAACCTGTAAAAAGTAGTCCAAACCTTTTGGGATGTGGGCCTCTTATTTCATGTAATGTTTAGGAGGAAAATATATGAAGAAAGGGTCATCACAGGAGTGCTAGTTGATTTTGTGCAGATTTATTAGTTGGTCTTCCAGCATTATTTGTGCAGTAGTTATTCGATCTTTAAAGGTGCCACTTTGTGAGATCATATCCATTGAGAATTATATGATTATTCTGAATTGTTCCCAGTTGCTTGCCTGTTTATTCTTGCTTATGCCCAGCACAGAAATTTTTAGTTCACGTGTCATTTTTCTGGAAGAACCTGAAATTGGTTTAGCAAATAGCTACGGCTTTAATTCTCCTAGTTTACACGATAGGAACTTTGTCACTCGATAGTATTTGCTCTTGAAATTCTTAAAACACCTCTATTTCATCTCATTTTGGAGGAGAAATATCTAGATGATAATTGCATGTTTTCTCCGGTGGTTACCATTAAAAAGGATGTGGTGATGTCTCACATTAGCGTAGATCCTTTTTGCAGTATGGCAATCTTGAATTCATGTCTCAGTTTGTGTGTCGAGTCACTATTTTATGTAGAATAAAGGGCATGAAAAGGCATGAACTTGACTTCAAGCTTGAATTTAAGGAAAATAGAAGTTGAGCAAATTAGGTTGCTTCGACTAGCCCAGAATGTCTCACTGATCGAATCCATTGTCTTTAAAATCTATCTTGGTGACTAAAAATTCAAACTGTAGTATTTCACTTGATACAAGCATTGAAAAATACACAAAAGAATCTCACACCAATGGAGGAACTACATCCAATAATTTTACACTATGGAAAACGAAAAAAGGGTGTTTCAGATTGTGGTTTTGTACAGTGATTTGTATTCTTCAAAGGCATGTCTCTCAGCGCCTATAATGAAGATGAGAGCTTGCTGCCGAGATGAGATCCTGGTTCTTCTGGCATGTTGTCATCAATAATGTGCATGTACTCCGTTCTGGCGTTGCACTGCACTTGAGTTTGATCTGGGTGCCTAGTACTCATGCCTCTTGGTCTTCCCTGGTTTGTAGAAAGTGGGGGTTTCGTTTGGTGGTGGGAGTGGATTCTTCTTGCTCTTCTGCAAAAAGGTTGAGTTTAAGACATGATAGGCAATCTGGATTAAGTGCGCTATGATCTGGATGTTGCTGTCATAGTTACATGACTTATCCATAGGAGATTCGAAATAGTGGCATATGTGAGAGGGATGTGCAATGGGACTTTGGAAAATCACAATGCGTTCTCGTTGTTATATTCACAATCTCACTCTCTACTCGAAACAACTGATATGCCCTTATCGATTTCACGCTTTGTGAATGTAAATTCTACTCGATGAACTTATATCAAGCATGAAACTGCCTATTACTTTGTTGATGCCATTGCATCAAATCAAATACCAGCACGAGCAAGTTAGAGCTATAAGCAGACAACAGGCAAATGatgaagagtaaagtctcaccTTGGTGATGGATTGTGTCTTCTTGCTAGACTGACCAGCCATGTACTCGAGGACTTGGAAGAATGACTGCTTACCCAATTCCGAGCAGTTCTGATAATAGAAGAAGGCCAAATCCCAGGCTTTGTCTCGCCACTGTGTCAACCTCGTCTCAAAGTCCGTCTCATGGTCCGTCACGAATGGGCGCAGCAGCCTTTCGTAGATGTAGCCACTTCCCTGCAAGAATAGATTGCCATGTAAACTATGAACCCCACGCCGGATGCGAACAAGACCCATAAAATCCCATTCGGTTCAGTTACCTTAGTTTTCGGATACCACAAGTAGATGATAAACGCCAGCTTGAGCTCGCCATACATCGGCACCCTAAGGGATCAATCACTCAGACATTAAGGAACAGAATCGTTGCATCCTAGAACAGAGAGAACGTGGAGCAGAAGCAGAATTTGCTTACCAGGAGATTACCGCATCCGCAATTCTCTCCAATATCGTCAGGATTGCCATAATTATCCTGCATATACAGCAAACATGATCAGCAGTCGACAAAAACGGAACCAATGTTCAAAAGTTTATTTAGCTACTCCCTAACCCCAATAGCTGAAATTCGTTTAGACAGGCCATGTACGATTATTATCCAGAGTAATAACTACAACAGATCTATAGGTAGGTTGAGCTAATTGACCATAGATGACCAGGTTTGCCAAAAATTAGGCCGGCGCAGACCGAATTCAAAAAAGTAGCTGAATTTCTTgataggagtaaaataatccgATCCAATCCAATACGCCGTAACTACACCACGTAAAGTACGAAGAGGCGTTTCTGGGAATTACCAGTATTGACACCAGAAGCGGAGTTCGTCGCTGTGGGCTCTGCTTTTCTCCATCGTCTTGAAGCACTGAAATGCTGGGTAAGCGTACCCCAGGATCATCCTGCCGAAACCAGCGAAAACGGGATTCAGGGAGATTGATTGATATTGCAATCTTCGAACCAAAGATTCGTGATCGTCcaacacaaaagaagaaacgaaaaaagaacCGGGCATTCGAAAAAACAGGTGGATTCACGACTTACAGGAGGGATCGCGTGATGAAAtcttccatcatcttcttcggtCAGACCAGACACCCTTTGGTcgaaatctttttctttatctcaCTGTCGAAAGGGAGTCAAGAAAAGATTTCCGGGTCACCAATACTTTGTATAAAGGAAATGGAATTCTGCAGAAAACTATGCTAAGTTCGTCTAGAAGAGAGCAGAGcacacgaagaagaaagaacaattaCCAGCGACCCAGCAGCACTCAGTATCTCCAGAAATTCTTATTCCTGCCGCCTCTCCAGAagacgaaaaagaagaagccgcACGGCAGATTCAAGCGGAGTTGGATTCAGGAACTTGTCTTGCTTGCAAAAACAGGAAGTT
The sequence above is drawn from the Eucalyptus grandis isolate ANBG69807.140 chromosome 11, ASM1654582v1, whole genome shotgun sequence genome and encodes:
- the LOC120289482 gene encoding transcription termination factor MTEF1, chloroplastic produces the protein SPPRRLSTHQEPSASPPPPPSPPNPPPPPPPPPPPPSPSLPNPQDHRSPFLPPPPPPPPTQLPSHAEFEEKMLFLDSFGIDFFSLVGRHPAVAAAPLPDLKSTVHFLSSMGFTAVDLRRIVGMCPEVLTSRVSDVLPVLTFLLREAKVNGSDLRRVVNRRPRLLVCSVKHRLRPTLYFLQSIGIAEVNKYTSLLSCSVEDKFVPRIEYFKNVGFSHRDAIVMFRRFPQLFCYSIKENLEPKFNYFVVEMGRDLKELKEFPHYFSFSLENRIKPRHQCCVEKGVCFPLPVLLKTSEEQFQKRLDICCNSSLPLSSSPLWCTNCEA
- the LOC104426067 gene encoding putative HVA22-like protein g, which codes for MMEDFITRSLLMILGYAYPAFQCFKTMEKSRAHSDELRFWCQYWIIMAILTILERIADAVISWVPMYGELKLAFIIYLWYPKTKGSGYIYERLLRPFVTDHETDFETRLTQWRDKAWDLAFFYYQNCSELGKQSFFQVLEYMAGQSSKKTQSITKKSKKNPLPPPNETPTFYKPGKTKRHEY